In the Vitis vinifera cultivar Pinot Noir 40024 chromosome 2, ASM3070453v1 genome, one interval contains:
- the LOC100253090 gene encoding glyoxylate/hydroxypyruvate reductase HPR3 encodes MLNGETPLPQNGHRRNSMAAITGEAEAEAPGVVFVHGSPPFGLPFKDRLLSRFQLIHMSELPESSHVKVMLCMDHTPVTSQTLYKLPSLECIVASSAGVDHIDLTTCRLRGIAVANGSQAFSEDVADYAVALLMDVLRKISAGDRYLRSGLWSTKGDYPLGWKLGGKRVGIVGLGNIGSEVAKRLVAFGCAIAYNSRKKRSSVSFPYYADVCDLAANSDILVICGALTSETHHIINKDVMTALGKEGVIINVGRGSLINQKELVQFLVEGQIRGAGLDVFENEPIVPRELLELDNVVLSPHNAVVTPEAFEAMQELAISNLGAFFSNKPLLSPI; translated from the exons ATGTTAAACGGAGAAACACCATTGCCGCAGAATGGACACCGGAGAAACTCCATGGCTGCTATCACTGGTGAGGCAGAAGCAGAAGCACCAGGGGTGGTATTTGTTCATGGCAGCCCACCGTTTGGCCTCCCTTTCAAGGACCGGTTACTGAGTCGGTTCCAACTCATCCACATGTCTGAGTTACCTGAATCCTCCCACGTCAAGGTCATGCTCTGCATGGATCACACTCCGGTCACCTCCCAGACTCTATATAAACTCCCTTCACTTGAGTGCATCGTGGCATCAAGCGCTGGCGTTGACCACATTGACCTCACGACTTGCCGCCTCCGTGGGATTGCGGTCGCCAACGGCAGTCAGGCTTTCTCTGAGGACGTGGCTGATTACGCCGTCGCCCTCTTGATGGATGTCCTCAGAAAGATTTCGGCGGGCGATAGGTATCTGCGCTCCGGTTTGTGGTCCACGAAGGGAGATTATCCGCTTGGTTGGAAG CTAGGGGGAAAGCGAGTTGGAATTGTGGGACTGGGGAACATTGGCTCTGAAGTTGCCAAAAGGCTCGTGGCCTTTGGCTGCGCCATTGCCTACAACTCCAGGAAGAAAAGGTCATCTGTTTCATTCCCATACTACGCAGATGTGTGCGACCTCGCGGCTAACAGCGACATTCTCGTTATTTGTGGTGCATTGACAAGTGAAACCCACCACATAATCAACAAGGATGTGATGACAGCACTGGGGAAGGAAGGAGTCATCATCAACGTTGGCCGTGGATCTCTCATTAATCAGAAGGAACTGGTGCAGTTTCTGGTGGAAGGTCAGATTAGAGGTGCGGGGCTTGATGTGTTTGAGAATGAACCCATTGTGCCTAGAGAACTACTTGAGTTGGATAATGTTGTGTTGTCTCCACATAATGCTGTTGTGACACCAGAAGCCTTTGAAGCTATGCAAGAGCTGGCCATATCCAACTTGGGGGCCTTCTTCTCTAACAAACCTCTGCTATCACCTATCTAG